A genome region from Bacteroides stercoris ATCC 43183 includes the following:
- a CDS encoding V-type ATP synthase subunit K, translating to MEMNLLIAYIGIAVMIGLSGIGSAYGVTIAGNAAIGALKKNDGAFGNFLVLTALPGTQGLYGFAGYFMFQTIFGILTPGMTAIQAAAILGAGIALGLVALFSAIRQGQVCANGIAAIGQGHDVFSNTLILAVFPELYAIVALAATFLIGSALTA from the coding sequence ATGGAAATGAATTTATTGATTGCCTATATTGGCATTGCAGTGATGATTGGTTTGTCGGGTATCGGTAGTGCCTACGGTGTGACAATTGCCGGTAATGCGGCTATCGGTGCGCTGAAGAAGAACGACGGTGCTTTCGGTAACTTCCTTGTGCTGACCGCTCTTCCCGGTACTCAGGGCTTGTACGGTTTTGCAGGCTACTTTATGTTCCAGACTATTTTCGGCATCCTTACTCCGGGCATGACTGCCATTCAGGCTGCTGCCATTCTGGGTGCAGGTATTGCTTTGGGATTGGTTGCCTTGTTCTCCGCTATCCGTCAGGGACAGGTTTGCGCCAACGGTATCGCCGCTATCGGTCAGGGACACGACGTATTCAGCAACACGCTGATTCTTGCCGTATTCCCCGAACTTTATGCGATTGTAGCTTTGGCTGCCACTTTCTTGATTGGCAGTGCGCTGACCGCATAA